Proteins found in one Syntrophales bacterium genomic segment:
- the gap gene encoding type I glyceraldehyde-3-phosphate dehydrogenase, with protein sequence MIKVGVNGFGRIGRLVFRAALEKKLPDVDIVAFNDLADAKTLAHLFKYDSNYGVYPAEVTAREGAIMVDGKEYKFFSERDPARIPWKELGVDLVIESTGFFTDGTKAAVHIEAGAKKVLISAPATNEDVTIVMGVNEDSYDPDRHTIVSNASCTTNCIAPLAKVLDDTFGVKSGLMTTIHAYTNDQRILDFPHSDLRRARAAALSMIPTTTGAAKAIGKVIPGLIGKMNGFAMRIPTPTVSMVDLVVDLERAADIDSVNRAFKKAAEGPMKGVLRYSDEPLVSRDFVKDPHSCIYDAALTYIVEGTLVKVCGWYDNEWGYSCRMIDLTDYMAKVQ encoded by the coding sequence ATGATCAAGGTCGGAGTAAATGGATTTGGCAGAATCGGGAGGCTGGTGTTCCGGGCGGCTCTTGAAAAGAAGCTTCCGGATGTGGACATCGTTGCCTTCAACGACTTGGCGGACGCAAAAACCCTGGCCCACCTTTTCAAATATGATTCCAATTACGGAGTGTATCCCGCCGAGGTGACGGCCCGGGAAGGTGCAATCATGGTAGACGGAAAGGAATACAAGTTTTTTTCGGAGCGTGATCCCGCCAGGATTCCCTGGAAAGAACTGGGCGTTGACCTGGTCATCGAATCGACGGGATTCTTCACCGACGGCACCAAGGCGGCTGTCCATATCGAAGCCGGAGCGAAAAAGGTTCTTATTTCCGCGCCGGCAACCAACGAAGACGTGACCATTGTCATGGGTGTCAACGAAGACAGCTACGACCCGGACCGCCACACCATTGTCTCCAACGCATCCTGCACCACGAACTGCATCGCCCCTCTGGCAAAAGTTCTCGATGACACCTTCGGTGTCAAATCAGGCCTGATGACAACCATTCACGCCTACACGAACGACCAGAGAATCCTGGACTTCCCTCACAGTGATCTGCGGCGGGCCAGGGCGGCGGCTCTGTCCATGATACCCACTACGACCGGTGCGGCCAAGGCTATCGGCAAGGTTATCCCCGGCCTCATCGGGAAAATGAACGGCTTTGCCATGCGAATACCCACGCCGACGGTTTCCATGGTCGATCTGGTGGTTGATCTTGAAAGGGCCGCCGATATCGACTCTGTCAACAGGGCGTTCAAAAAGGCCGCCGAGGGCCCCATGAAGGGTGTCCTCCGGTACTCCGATGAACCGCTCGTATCGAGAGACTTCGTCAAGGATCCCCATTCCTGTATTTACGATGCCGCCCTCACCTACATCGTGGAGGGTACTCTGGTGAAAGTCTGCGGCTGGTATGACAACGAATGGGGCTACAGCTGTCGCATGATCGACCTGACAGACTACATGGCGAAGGTGCAGTGA
- the tmk gene encoding dTMP kinase, with product MGLFITFEGIEGSGKSTQMALLAADLEKRGIHCRATSEPGGSELGRELRRLLLQGIALDITARSELLLFAADRAQHVERVILPALQDGAIVLCDRFSDATMAYQGCGRGLARDDVAMINDFAAGSLKPHYTLLFDMPPEQGLARVRRRAVDAGIRGDSHDRFEEEHLEFHRRVREGYLALAAKEPDRFRIIDAGGNVDTVFRNVKDAVSVMLE from the coding sequence ATGGGTTTATTTATTACATTTGAGGGAATCGAAGGTTCCGGGAAAAGCACCCAGATGGCTCTCCTTGCCGCGGATCTGGAGAAGCGGGGCATACACTGCCGTGCTACCAGTGAACCCGGGGGAAGTGAACTGGGCAGGGAGCTTCGCAGACTCCTCCTCCAGGGAATCGCGCTTGATATCACGGCGCGTTCGGAGCTGCTGCTCTTTGCCGCTGACCGTGCCCAGCATGTCGAACGAGTGATACTGCCCGCTCTTCAAGATGGTGCCATTGTGTTGTGTGACCGTTTTTCCGATGCCACAATGGCTTATCAGGGATGCGGGCGAGGATTGGCGCGGGACGATGTAGCCATGATCAATGATTTCGCCGCCGGCTCATTGAAACCTCACTACACGCTGCTCTTTGACATGCCGCCGGAGCAGGGACTTGCCCGGGTTCGCCGGCGGGCTGTGGATGCCGGAATCCGGGGGGACTCCCATGACCGGTTTGAAGAGGAACATTTGGAGTTTCACCGGCGGGTGCGAGAGGGATATCTTGCTCTTGCCGCAAAGGAGCCGGATCGGTTCCGGATTATCGATGCCGGCGGTAATGTGGACACGGTCTTCAGGAATGTAAAAGATGCGGTGTCAGTCATGCTTGAATAG
- the holB gene encoding DNA polymerase III subunit delta' has protein sequence MNSTIMPFSNIYGHERQIALLNNSLAMNRVAQSYLFYGMAGLGKKTVAASFARALNCRGTERDSGEQCSSCRTIVSGNHPDVLRVVPRGAFIRIEDIRDVAKGMRFRPMEGRRRVVIIEDADRMNNAAANAFLKTLEEPSPDNVLIVITSRCESLPKTILSRCQKVRFNPLPPNAVEAYLRERLGLDEDEAKLLAAASGGSIGRILDRDKQTWRHVRDEIIACMVPGDATAEDGNPLAVIVAAQRFGEDRNEIALKLDLLKEWFRDALVLRENGRDGLLIHGDTADAAAICANTRSTRDILMALEAIDHARKGIERNGNRQLILEAMLFRIGASGAVSRVYESIQ, from the coding sequence TTGAATAGTACCATCATGCCCTTTTCAAATATCTACGGTCATGAACGGCAGATCGCCCTTCTGAACAATTCCCTGGCCATGAACCGGGTTGCCCAGAGCTACCTTTTTTACGGGATGGCCGGCCTGGGGAAAAAAACGGTCGCTGCGTCCTTCGCCCGGGCCCTGAACTGCCGGGGCACGGAACGGGACTCCGGTGAACAGTGCTCCTCGTGCCGCACGATTGTCTCGGGGAATCATCCCGATGTCCTTCGTGTCGTTCCCCGGGGCGCCTTCATAAGAATCGAAGATATTCGAGACGTGGCAAAGGGGATGCGCTTTCGCCCCATGGAGGGGAGACGGCGGGTCGTGATCATCGAGGATGCCGACAGAATGAACAATGCCGCGGCCAACGCTTTCCTGAAAACCCTGGAAGAGCCGTCTCCGGACAATGTTCTGATAGTGATCACCTCACGCTGTGAGAGTCTTCCCAAAACGATTCTTTCTCGGTGCCAGAAGGTGCGCTTCAATCCTCTTCCCCCAAACGCCGTGGAAGCGTACCTGCGGGAACGGCTCGGTCTTGATGAGGACGAAGCGAAACTCCTTGCCGCCGCTTCGGGAGGAAGTATCGGGCGCATTCTGGACAGGGACAAGCAGACCTGGCGTCATGTCAGAGATGAGATAATTGCCTGTATGGTTCCCGGGGATGCGACGGCGGAGGACGGGAATCCCCTGGCAGTGATTGTGGCGGCACAGCGCTTTGGCGAGGACAGGAACGAAATCGCCCTCAAGCTCGATCTTCTGAAAGAGTGGTTCCGCGATGCCCTGGTGCTTCGCGAGAACGGACGGGACGGGCTCCTTATTCACGGCGATACGGCGGATGCCGCAGCGATCTGTGCGAATACCCGTTCCACCCGAGACATACTCATGGCGCTCGAGGCCATCGATCATGCCCGGAAGGGTATTGAACGCAATGGCAACCGGCAGTTGATACTGGAGGCGATGCTTTTCAGGATCGGCGCATCGGGCGCGGTAAGCCGGGTTTATGAATCTATACAGTGA
- a CDS encoding type II toxin-antitoxin system VapC family toxin: MNIIDSSAWLAYFADEPNAGHFLAPLTDTASLVVPSITIYEVFNVILRESNENNALKAVMAMQKGTVVDLTASLAMAASKLSIEYNLPMADSIILATAQEFNAVIWTQDLDFKNISNVKFFSKKTGRADKKNSLP, translated from the coding sequence ATGAACATCATAGATTCTTCCGCCTGGCTTGCATACTTCGCTGATGAACCCAATGCCGGACATTTCCTTGCCCCGTTAACTGATACTGCTTCACTTGTTGTTCCATCGATTACGATTTATGAGGTATTCAATGTAATTCTCCGGGAATCCAACGAAAATAATGCACTGAAGGCTGTCATGGCCATGCAAAAGGGTACTGTCGTTGATTTGACTGCATCATTGGCAATGGCAGCATCAAAACTGAGTATAGAATATAACCTTCCCATGGCAGATAGTATAATTCTCGCAACTGCCCAAGAATTCAATGCTGTTATCTGGACTCAGGATTTAGATTTTAAAAATATAAGTAATGTAAAGTTCTTCTCCAAAAAAACAGGGAGGGCCGACAAGAAAAACTCCCTCCCTTGA
- a CDS encoding class II fructose-bisphosphate aldolase, with protein sequence MIVSTIDDLKKITEGILRLEPDRVDVLDEQRLRKDLVDDLIYTAVFSPREDVREAAAWIIRRAGASLDILPSSIQSLYDAMGRGTISDFTVPAINLRGITYHSARAVLRSAMAIDAGAFIFEIARSEIGYTSQRPAEYTTAVTAAAIKTGYRGALFLQGDHFQMNAKKYAADPSAETGAVEDLIIEAVEGGFYNIDIDASTLVDLSRPTLGEQQEDNYRITADLTKLIRSIEPAGITISVGGEIGEVGSKNTTVEEFIAFMEGYNEALEDEHAGVMKGISKISIQTGTTHGGVPLPDGSIASVKIDFDTLRSISEIARTRYGLAGAVQHGASTLPEDAFDHFPRTGTAEIHLATGFQNIIYDSDNFPGALKKSVYDYINTELRNEKKEQDTEEQFIYKTRKKGFGPFKKELWHLDASILEAIGSELEDRFSLLFDKLAISGTRASVEELIETIDVPIQAPAALHL encoded by the coding sequence ATGATAGTTTCCACTATTGATGATTTGAAAAAGATCACCGAGGGGATACTCCGCCTTGAACCGGACCGGGTGGATGTTCTCGATGAACAACGCCTGAGAAAAGATCTGGTGGACGATCTCATCTACACGGCCGTTTTCAGTCCCCGGGAAGACGTCCGGGAAGCAGCCGCCTGGATCATACGGAGGGCCGGTGCCTCCCTCGACATTCTCCCGTCGTCCATTCAATCCCTCTATGACGCCATGGGAAGGGGAACGATTTCCGACTTCACTGTCCCGGCCATCAATCTCAGAGGGATCACCTACCACAGCGCCCGGGCGGTCCTGCGATCAGCCATGGCCATCGACGCCGGGGCCTTCATTTTTGAAATCGCCCGCTCTGAAATCGGCTACACAAGTCAGAGGCCCGCTGAATACACGACCGCCGTCACTGCCGCGGCCATAAAAACGGGATATCGGGGGGCCCTTTTCTTGCAGGGGGACCATTTCCAGATGAACGCAAAGAAATACGCCGCCGATCCTTCAGCCGAAACAGGCGCCGTCGAGGACCTGATTATTGAAGCCGTGGAGGGAGGCTTTTACAATATCGACATCGACGCGTCCACCCTGGTTGATCTTTCCAGACCGACTCTCGGAGAACAACAGGAAGACAATTACCGTATCACGGCGGACCTGACGAAACTGATCAGAAGCATTGAGCCGGCCGGCATTACAATATCCGTGGGAGGCGAGATCGGAGAAGTGGGAAGCAAGAATACCACCGTTGAAGAATTCATCGCGTTTATGGAAGGATACAACGAGGCCCTTGAAGACGAGCACGCGGGGGTGATGAAGGGGATCAGCAAAATAAGTATTCAGACGGGTACCACCCACGGAGGCGTTCCCCTCCCCGACGGCTCTATCGCTTCGGTAAAGATCGATTTCGACACTCTCCGGAGTATTTCGGAAATCGCCCGCACCCGGTACGGCCTTGCCGGTGCTGTCCAGCACGGCGCCTCCACTCTTCCCGAAGACGCCTTTGACCATTTCCCCCGGACGGGAACCGCCGAAATCCATCTTGCCACGGGATTTCAGAACATCATATACGACAGCGACAACTTTCCCGGTGCCCTCAAAAAGAGTGTGTATGATTACATAAATACAGAGTTGCGCAACGAGAAGAAGGAACAGGACACGGAGGAGCAATTCATTTACAAAACACGCAAGAAAGGCTTCGGCCCCTTCAAGAAGGAACTGTGGCACCTCGACGCGTCCATACTTGAAGCCATAGGATCGGAACTGGAGGATCGCTTCAGCCTTCTCTTCGACAAGCTCGCGATCTCGGGCACCAGGGCCTCGGTGGAAGAACTGATAGAGACCATCGATGTTCCCATTCAGGCGCCGGCGGCGCTTCACCTCTAA
- a CDS encoding fructose-1,6-bisphosphatase: MATENISDATKYFVDLRRHMWKDGIELDLRRLIWQIAVTGKYISAKIHESNRKLAGVKNIYDEEQLALDRSSDKILRNQLEYSGFVREYASEELDQIVTIGKGDEKYYITADPLDGSSLVDTNLAIGTIIGIHNQPVPSQGRKTMVAALYITYGPLITMVYSAGKGTHEFVLNREGEYVLSEENIALEQRGSIYSLGGLKRDWTEPHARYISYLDDEGYKLRYSGGFVPDINQIMIKRGGIFTYPALKTSPRGKLRLVFELQPMAFLIEQAGGQATDGIRSILDIAAESLDQRDPIYIGSAFEVEKAREYLAAQQE, encoded by the coding sequence ATGGCGACTGAAAATATCTCCGATGCAACCAAGTATTTTGTCGATCTGCGACGTCATATGTGGAAGGACGGAATTGAACTTGATTTGCGACGGCTTATCTGGCAGATCGCCGTGACAGGAAAATACATTTCAGCCAAGATCCACGAATCGAACCGCAAACTCGCGGGAGTCAAGAACATCTATGATGAGGAGCAGCTTGCCCTGGACAGGAGCAGCGACAAAATCCTCAGGAACCAACTGGAATATTCCGGATTCGTCAGAGAATACGCCTCAGAAGAACTCGACCAAATCGTCACGATAGGCAAGGGTGACGAAAAATACTACATAACGGCGGACCCTCTCGACGGCTCGTCCCTTGTGGACACCAATCTTGCCATCGGCACCATCATCGGCATACACAATCAACCCGTTCCATCCCAGGGAAGAAAGACTATGGTGGCGGCCCTGTACATCACCTACGGGCCCTTGATCACCATGGTGTATTCCGCCGGGAAGGGCACCCATGAATTTGTCCTGAACCGCGAGGGAGAATATGTCCTGTCGGAAGAAAACATAGCCTTGGAGCAACGGGGATCCATTTACAGCCTTGGCGGACTGAAACGGGACTGGACGGAGCCTCACGCCCGCTACATAAGCTATCTGGACGACGAGGGATACAAGCTTCGATACAGCGGAGGGTTCGTTCCGGACATCAACCAGATCATGATCAAGCGGGGGGGAATATTTACCTACCCGGCGCTGAAGACATCTCCCCGGGGGAAACTCCGGCTTGTCTTCGAGCTTCAGCCCATGGCATTCCTCATTGAACAGGCAGGAGGACAGGCGACTGACGGAATCCGCTCTATTCTCGACATTGCTGCCGAGAGCCTTGACCAGAGAGACCCTATCTATATCGGGAGTGCCTTTGAGGTAGAAAAGGCCCGGGAGTATCTGGCTGCTCAACAGGAATAA
- a CDS encoding AbrB/MazE/SpoVT family DNA-binding domain-containing protein, translating into MHLVTVSPKYQIVIPKPIREALNLRPGQKMQVIGYAGRVELIPELDIKELRGFLKGINTEFNREEDRV; encoded by the coding sequence ATGCACTTAGTAACGGTTTCACCCAAATATCAAATCGTCATACCAAAACCAATTAGAGAGGCATTAAATCTTCGACCGGGTCAAAAAATGCAGGTCATTGGATATGCAGGGCGTGTTGAACTCATACCGGAACTTGACATTAAAGAACTTCGAGGATTCCTCAAAGGTATCAATACGGAATTTAATCGAGAGGAAGACAGGGTATGA
- a CDS encoding 4Fe-4S binding protein, which yields MAYVITDECIACGSCEDECPLGAISEGEDKYVIDPEVCNDCGACAESCPVEAIVPGEENE from the coding sequence GTGGCCTACGTGATTACTGATGAATGCATTGCCTGTGGAAGTTGTGAAGACGAATGTCCCCTCGGGGCCATCAGTGAAGGTGAAGATAAGTACGTAATTGATCCTGAAGTATGCAACGATTGCGGCGCCTGCGCGGAATCGTGCCCCGTCGAAGCCATCGTGCCGGGAGAAGAAAACGAATAA
- a CDS encoding stage 0 sporulation protein: MIDNQESRSLVGVRFRAKGKVYTFDGGGVPVEKNDTVIVDTENGEAIGTVVTVTKVAVGTRTHDNMKFLLRKAGEADLTRAAENSSIEKEAFQFCRKRIAHRNLAMKLVEVSYLFNRSKLVFYFAAESRVDFRGLVKDLVAAYRTRIELRQIWVRSEARFFGGIGMCGRELCCVGFLESFGTVSIKMAKEQNMLLNPEKISGLCGRLMCCLAFEYDSYRESRKNMPRCGRTVVLSQGRGKVVRQNVLEEKIFVDFGEGREAEVSVKDVISVEPARS, from the coding sequence ATGATTGACAATCAGGAAAGCCGCTCCCTGGTAGGCGTCAGGTTCCGGGCGAAGGGAAAGGTATATACTTTCGACGGAGGCGGTGTTCCAGTCGAAAAAAATGATACGGTTATTGTGGACACGGAAAATGGAGAAGCCATCGGAACTGTTGTTACGGTGACAAAAGTGGCCGTCGGGACAAGGACTCATGACAATATGAAGTTCCTGTTGAGGAAAGCCGGGGAAGCGGACCTGACGAGGGCCGCCGAGAACAGCAGCATTGAAAAAGAGGCCTTTCAATTCTGCCGAAAACGGATAGCCCATCGAAACCTTGCCATGAAACTGGTGGAGGTCTCCTATCTCTTTAACCGCAGCAAGCTTGTTTTTTATTTCGCTGCTGAAAGCAGAGTGGATTTCAGGGGACTCGTCAAGGATCTCGTCGCGGCTTACAGAACCCGTATTGAATTGCGGCAGATATGGGTGCGGAGCGAGGCCCGGTTTTTCGGCGGTATCGGAATGTGCGGGCGTGAACTCTGCTGTGTCGGGTTCCTCGAGTCCTTCGGCACGGTGTCCATAAAAATGGCAAAAGAACAGAACATGCTCCTCAATCCGGAAAAAATTTCCGGTCTCTGCGGGCGACTGATGTGCTGCCTCGCCTTTGAGTACGACAGTTACCGGGAATCTCGAAAAAACATGCCCAGGTGCGGAAGAACGGTAGTGCTTTCTCAGGGACGCGGAAAGGTGGTCAGGCAAAACGTACTTGAGGAAAAAATATTCGTCGATTTCGGAGAGGGCAGGGAGGCGGAGGTTTCCGTCAAAGACGTTATCAGTGTTGAACCGGCACGATCATGA
- the ispH gene encoding 4-hydroxy-3-methylbut-2-enyl diphosphate reductase, which yields MTVKLAKTAGFCMGVRRAVDIVLDIAGRKGTGPVYTYGEIIHNPQTVDLLRKRGIIPVRTIDEIDGGTVVIRAHGISPQERRRLKERDITVIDATCPRVGRVQSIIKKHTSLGYDIIIVGDSEHPEVTGLMGYAEPGGIVISSSEEVDGLPPLGRVCVVAQTTQNAAHYERVVKKIKETYSDVLVFNTICDSTERRQAEIVRMTAEMDTMIIVGGKNSANTKQLLVLSQKSGIPSFQVETAEDLQDIDLGQAGTIGVSAGASTPNWITDGVVDYLTMYRKDRGKRYLGSLYRIWLFCIRTDIWSAVGAGSLTAVGMALQGLALSWVNVLVAAFYVFSMHTLNRLQDRYLANIQGSFRDETYLRHRTSYSAASFISLALAIILSFFAGTAPFVSLVLISIFGYFYGVRIFPAGWPFKSLKNIPGSKNIFIALAWAVVAALVSSLGAADVSPGAALMAFAFVFLLVFMKSVITDLVDVQSDRLVGRETFPVVMGEYFSRRLVKSISLATAVMLVAATWAGPAPPLALSLLAAVFYVWICLELCDRKAHFSRTALEGFFGTIYIIAGMGVLIWRTVERLLF from the coding sequence ATGACAGTAAAACTTGCAAAAACAGCGGGCTTTTGCATGGGCGTGAGACGCGCCGTGGATATCGTTCTTGATATTGCCGGTCGGAAGGGCACCGGTCCAGTTTACACTTATGGAGAAATCATTCACAACCCTCAAACAGTTGATCTGCTGAGGAAGAGGGGAATCATTCCGGTCAGGACCATTGATGAAATCGACGGCGGAACGGTGGTTATACGGGCGCATGGCATATCGCCCCAGGAGCGGAGGCGGCTCAAGGAACGGGATATCACGGTTATCGATGCCACCTGCCCCCGGGTGGGCCGTGTCCAGTCAATCATCAAGAAACACACCTCCCTAGGCTACGACATTATCATTGTCGGCGACAGCGAACACCCTGAAGTGACCGGTCTTATGGGCTATGCCGAGCCCGGAGGGATCGTCATAAGCAGCAGCGAAGAGGTGGACGGTCTTCCGCCGCTGGGAAGGGTCTGCGTGGTCGCCCAGACGACGCAGAACGCGGCACACTATGAGAGGGTCGTTAAAAAGATTAAAGAAACCTATTCGGACGTCCTTGTTTTCAACACCATCTGTGACTCAACGGAGCGGCGCCAGGCGGAAATAGTGCGCATGACTGCTGAAATGGACACCATGATCATCGTGGGTGGAAAAAACAGCGCTAATACGAAACAGCTTCTGGTACTGTCCCAAAAATCCGGGATTCCTTCATTCCAGGTGGAAACAGCGGAAGACCTGCAGGATATAGACCTCGGCCAGGCCGGTACGATAGGTGTGTCAGCCGGGGCGTCGACGCCCAACTGGATAACCGACGGGGTGGTTGACTACCTGACGATGTACCGTAAGGATCGGGGCAAAAGATACCTGGGCAGTCTCTACCGGATTTGGCTTTTCTGCATCAGGACCGATATCTGGTCAGCCGTGGGAGCGGGTTCGCTGACGGCGGTCGGCATGGCACTTCAAGGACTTGCCCTGAGCTGGGTCAACGTACTTGTGGCGGCTTTCTACGTGTTTTCCATGCACACGCTCAACAGGCTTCAGGATCGTTACCTGGCAAACATACAGGGGAGCTTCAGGGATGAAACCTACCTGCGCCACCGGACCTCATACTCGGCCGCGTCCTTTATTTCCCTCGCTCTTGCCATAATCCTCTCTTTTTTCGCAGGGACAGCTCCCTTTGTCTCCCTGGTCCTGATTTCCATTTTCGGCTATTTCTACGGCGTTCGTATTTTTCCCGCCGGGTGGCCCTTCAAGAGTCTGAAAAACATTCCCGGATCGAAAAACATTTTTATCGCTCTTGCCTGGGCCGTCGTTGCGGCTCTGGTTTCTTCCCTGGGAGCGGCGGATGTTTCCCCCGGTGCCGCGCTAATGGCCTTTGCCTTTGTTTTTTTACTGGTTTTTATGAAGTCGGTTATCACAGACCTGGTGGATGTTCAGAGCGACCGCCTGGTGGGAAGGGAGACCTTTCCTGTCGTAATGGGCGAATATTTTTCTCGAAGGCTCGTAAAGAGCATATCGCTGGCAACGGCAGTGATGCTTGTGGCCGCGACATGGGCGGGGCCGGCGCCCCCCTTGGCGCTGTCACTTTTGGCGGCAGTTTTTTATGTGTGGATTTGTTTGGAACTTTGTGATAGAAAAGCGCACTTTTCCAGAACCGCCCTTGAAGGATTTTTCGGGACCATATATATTATCGCCGGCATGGGTGTTTTGATATGGAGGACGGTGGAGCGACTGCTGTTCTGA
- the metG gene encoding methionine--tRNA ligase, producing the protein MKDAFYITTPIYYVNAPPHIGHAFTTIVADVMARFHRMMGKPTFFLTGTDEHGDKIAEAAAAAGISPREYADMISSKFRELWPRLNITNDYFIRTTDENHQAVVRSILQKVYDAGDIYFGEYEGNYCVGCERFYRESELVDGRCPDHRSVPEVRKESNYFFTMSKYQDWLIRYITDNPDFIRPERYRNEALAFLREPLEDLCISRPKSRLTWGITLPFDDNYVTYVWFDALINYITGLGYPDHENFRTFWPSSQHLIAKDILKPHGIYWPTMLKAAGIEPYRHLNVHGYWNIDAGKMSKSRGTVVKPLDLKDKYGLDAFRYYLMREMVFGLDAGFSEEGLVGRLNSDLANDLGNLVSRSLSMAVKYCAGAVPLRGDGSDELDGGLIRQGESLAETLERSFESLQFHRALMTIWEFINAANKYIVTTEPWVLARTDALKNRLQEVMYNVLEALRVIAVALSPFMPDTSTEILRRLGLDEPPVLDAVRVWGGLRSGSVLDRGEALFPRVSLEKESAEVAEIDMKDIVDIQAFQQLDIRVARVLEAQAVPKSSKLIQLTIDVGEERTIVAGIGQDYNPGDLEGKLIAVVVNLKPVTIMGVESRGMLLAAEDKGGLSLVTFDGETTAGARIG; encoded by the coding sequence ATGAAAGACGCTTTCTATATCACAACTCCTATCTACTACGTGAATGCACCTCCCCATATCGGCCATGCCTTCACGACCATCGTGGCCGATGTGATGGCGCGCTTCCACCGCATGATGGGAAAGCCCACTTTTTTTCTCACCGGGACTGACGAGCACGGTGATAAAATCGCCGAAGCCGCCGCTGCCGCGGGCATTTCACCCCGGGAGTATGCCGACATGATAAGTTCCAAGTTTCGAGAACTCTGGCCCAGGCTGAACATTACCAATGATTACTTTATCCGCACCACCGATGAAAACCATCAGGCGGTGGTCCGGTCGATCCTTCAAAAGGTATATGACGCAGGGGACATCTATTTCGGCGAATACGAAGGAAACTATTGTGTCGGCTGCGAACGCTTCTACCGTGAATCCGAGCTGGTGGACGGACGGTGCCCTGATCACCGGAGCGTTCCCGAGGTGAGGAAGGAAAGTAATTACTTTTTCACCATGAGCAAGTATCAGGACTGGCTGATTCGCTACATAACGGATAACCCCGATTTTATCAGGCCCGAACGCTATAGAAATGAAGCACTTGCTTTTTTGAGGGAACCGCTGGAGGACCTCTGTATATCGCGGCCGAAATCGCGGCTGACCTGGGGAATCACACTGCCTTTTGACGACAACTATGTCACCTACGTCTGGTTCGACGCGCTCATCAACTATATCACCGGCCTGGGCTATCCGGACCATGAAAACTTCCGGACATTCTGGCCGTCGTCCCAGCATCTGATCGCCAAGGATATCCTCAAGCCCCATGGAATATACTGGCCCACCATGCTCAAGGCGGCGGGAATTGAACCCTATCGTCACCTGAACGTTCACGGGTACTGGAACATCGATGCCGGAAAGATGTCGAAAAGCCGGGGCACTGTGGTCAAGCCCCTTGACCTGAAAGACAAGTACGGCCTTGACGCGTTCAGATACTATCTGATGCGGGAGATGGTCTTCGGCCTGGACGCCGGTTTCAGCGAAGAAGGTCTCGTGGGGCGCCTTAACTCGGATCTTGCCAACGACCTGGGTAACCTGGTGAGCAGGAGCCTTTCGATGGCCGTGAAGTATTGCGCCGGGGCCGTGCCCCTCCGGGGGGACGGGTCCGATGAACTCGACGGCGGACTCATCAGGCAGGGAGAATCCCTGGCAGAGACGCTCGAGCGGTCTTTCGAAAGTCTCCAGTTTCACAGGGCCCTCATGACGATTTGGGAATTCATCAATGCCGCCAACAAGTACATTGTCACAACCGAGCCATGGGTTCTGGCCAGGACTGACGCTTTGAAGAACCGTCTTCAGGAGGTCATGTATAATGTCCTCGAGGCTCTTCGCGTCATCGCGGTGGCCCTTTCCCCGTTCATGCCCGATACGTCGACGGAGATTCTCAGACGGCTGGGCCTGGACGAACCCCCCGTCCTTGATGCCGTCAGGGTATGGGGCGGTCTCAGGTCGGGGAGCGTCCTTGACAGGGGAGAGGCGCTGTTCCCCCGCGTCAGCCTGGAAAAAGAGTCCGCCGAGGTTGCAGAAATTGACATGAAAGACATCGTTGATATACAGGCCTTTCAGCAGCTGGACATTCGGGTGGCCCGCGTTCTTGAAGCGCAAGCCGTTCCCAAATCATCAAAGCTGATCCAACTGACAATAGACGTGGGCGAGGAGCGGACCATCGTGGCCGGAATCGGACAGGATTACAATCCCGGCGATCTGGAGGGGAAGCTCATCGCCGTTGTAGTGAACCTGAAGCCCGTGACAATCATGGGAGTGGAGTCCCGGGGAATGCTTCTGGCCGCTGAAGACAAAGGCGGTTTGAGCCTTGTGACCTTTGACGGCGAGACGACGGCGGGAGCCAGGATCGGGTAG